A window from Salvia miltiorrhiza cultivar Shanhuang (shh) chromosome 2, IMPLAD_Smil_shh, whole genome shotgun sequence encodes these proteins:
- the LOC131013659 gene encoding putative pentatricopeptide repeat-containing protein At1g12700, mitochondrial: MPNFGFAILGIFLKSGYEPTIVTFDTLIKGLLLVGRIPEAAKVFWMLLAYQLCEPDEHTYSTMINRLCKARDTLEAIDLLCLLEKEKVNCKPNVYAYSAVIDGLCKEGKVDDALQLFSSLGDKGISANVVTYNPIIEGLCNMRRMDEAEDILKKMIANEVCPDVWTCNIFVNL; this comes from the coding sequence ATGCCTAATTTTGGGTTTGcgattttaggcatttttttgaAGAGTGGGTACGAGCCTACTATTGTAACCTTTGACACTCTCATTAAAGGGTTATTGTTGGTTGGAAGGATCCCAGAGGCAGCTAAAGTGTTTTGGATGCTGTTGGCCTACCAACTGTGCGAGCCCGATGAACATACATATAGTACTATGATTAATAGGTTATGCAAAGCTAGAGATACTCTTGAGGCAATTGATTTGCTCTGCttattggaaaaagaaaaggtaaaCTGCAAACCCAATGTCTATGCTTACAGTGCAGTCATTGATGGTTTGTGCAAGGAAGGCAAGGTGGACGATGCTCTCCAACTCTTCTCCTCTTTGGGTGATAAGGGGATTTCAGCCAATGTTGTGACATATAATCCAATAATTGAGGGGTTGTGTAATATGAGAAGAATGGATGAGGCTGAAGACATTTTGAAGAAGATGATTGCTAATGAGGTATGCCCAGATGTGTGGACGTGTAATATCTTTGTGAATTTATAG